Proteins found in one Miscanthus floridulus cultivar M001 chromosome 4, ASM1932011v1, whole genome shotgun sequence genomic segment:
- the LOC136548840 gene encoding nucleolin 1-like codes for MTQETYQVEREGVDKDDKKEEEDKKKKSVAFKASSSSKNKGMSKKESSDDEDLSDIDDEAMALFVCKIGKFMKKKGYADCPYNSDNDEDKKKYKKNKKEKKEKKEKRMTFQKKKKSGGYVVTWDNDGSSNSDDSSDDGKKSIKKALASIAINNKPSIFDTPSTCLMTKPIKVKYDVSDDDECESDACRSDDDDEEEEEYTKEELLDMCSAEEFSSEEFDD; via the exons atgacacaagagacataccaagtggaaagggaaggggttgataAGGATgacaaaaaggaagaagaagacaagaagaagaagagtgtagcattcaaggctagctcatcatccaagaacaagggcatgtccaagaaagaatcaagtgatgatgaggatcttagtgacattgatgatgaggccatggctctatttgtgtgcAAGataggaaaattcatgaagaaaaagggctatg cggattgtccctacaatagtgacaatgatgaggataaaAAGAagtacaagaagaacaagaaggaaaagaaggagaagaaggagaagaggatgaccttccaaaagaagaagaagagtggaggatatgtggtcacttgggataatgATGGCTCGTcgaatagtgatgactctagtgatgatggtaagaaatctatcaagaaagcactagcaagcattgccatcaacaataagccctccatcttcgacactccatcgacatgcctcatgacaAAGCCtatcaaggtaaaatatgatgtgagtgatgatgatgaatgtgaaagtgatgcttgtaggagtgatgatgatgatgaggaggaggaggagtacaccaaggaggagctcttggacatgt